The Nocardia higoensis genome has a segment encoding these proteins:
- the thrB gene encoding homoserine kinase, which yields MTRTLPAGLTVTARVPASSANLGPGFDSLGMALGIYDEIEVRTTDSGLNIRVEGEGADDVPWGPTHLVVRAIERGLEHAGVWADGLDVVCRNVIPHSRGLGSSASAVVGGLAAGSGLAARLDPDLAAGADQLVQLASEFEGHPDNAAASVLGGIVVSWTETSAEVGVEVPDHGRVYRAVRLDPHPALRPVVLIPEVRSSTAHTRGLLPDTVPHGDAAFNVSRAALAVVALTSRPELLMPATVDRLHQSQRAPALPVTTRWIERLRAAGIPATVSGAGPTVLALATSDFPAELRDLAVAEGLRVIEPGLADGVRVS from the coding sequence ATGACACGGACGCTGCCCGCCGGTCTCACCGTGACCGCGCGGGTGCCCGCCTCGAGCGCCAACCTCGGTCCCGGATTCGATTCGCTGGGAATGGCTTTGGGCATCTACGACGAAATCGAGGTTCGCACCACCGATTCCGGGCTGAACATCCGGGTCGAGGGCGAGGGCGCCGACGACGTGCCGTGGGGGCCGACGCATCTGGTGGTGCGTGCCATCGAGCGCGGACTCGAGCACGCGGGTGTCTGGGCCGACGGTCTCGACGTGGTGTGCCGCAACGTGATTCCGCATTCGCGCGGTCTGGGGTCGTCGGCCTCGGCAGTGGTCGGGGGACTGGCCGCGGGCTCCGGGCTCGCCGCCCGCCTCGATCCCGATCTGGCCGCGGGCGCCGACCAACTGGTGCAGCTGGCCTCGGAATTCGAGGGGCACCCGGACAACGCGGCGGCCAGCGTCCTCGGCGGCATCGTCGTCTCCTGGACCGAGACCTCGGCCGAGGTGGGGGTGGAGGTGCCCGACCACGGCCGGGTGTACCGGGCCGTGCGGCTGGACCCGCATCCGGCGCTGCGTCCGGTGGTGCTCATTCCCGAGGTGCGTTCCTCCACCGCGCACACCCGCGGCCTGCTGCCGGACACGGTGCCGCACGGCGACGCCGCGTTCAATGTCAGCCGGGCCGCGCTGGCCGTGGTGGCCCTGACCTCCCGGCCGGAACTGCTGATGCCCGCCACCGTGGACCGGCTGCACCAGTCCCAGCGTGCCCCCGCGCTGCCGGTGACGACCCGGTGGATCGAGCGGCTGCGCGCGGCGGGGATCCCGGCCACCGTCTCGGGTGCGGGACCCACCGTCCTGGCCCTCGCGACCAGCGACTTTCCGGCCGAACTCAGGGATCTCGCGGTGGCCGAGGGGCTGCGGGTGATCGAGCCGGGACTGGCCGACGGGGTCCGGGTGAGCTGA
- a CDS encoding L-threonylcarbamoyladenylate synthase — MSTVYDCADPDSRAAGLTAATSALKSGRLVVMPTDTLYGLAADAFDSTAVAELLAAKRRGRDMPVPVLVGSWNTIDGLVFSVRPQARELIRAFWPGGLSLVVQQAPSLAWDLGDTRGTVMLRMPLHPVALDLLREVGPLAVSSANVSGQPPATTVAEAREQLGSLVSVYLDGGPAAHAVASTIVDLTADQPRVLREGAVAITEIAEVLGMSPDELTSPAAR; from the coding sequence GTGAGTACCGTCTACGACTGCGCGGATCCCGATTCGCGCGCTGCCGGACTGACCGCGGCCACCAGCGCCCTGAAGTCCGGGCGACTCGTGGTGATGCCCACCGACACCCTGTACGGCCTGGCCGCGGACGCTTTCGACTCGACCGCTGTCGCCGAACTGCTCGCCGCCAAGCGGCGCGGTCGCGACATGCCGGTACCGGTGCTGGTCGGGTCGTGGAACACGATCGACGGGCTGGTGTTCTCGGTGCGCCCGCAGGCCAGGGAACTGATCCGGGCGTTCTGGCCCGGCGGCCTGAGTCTCGTTGTGCAACAGGCACCTTCGCTGGCCTGGGATCTCGGTGACACCCGCGGCACGGTGATGCTGCGGATGCCGTTGCATCCCGTCGCGCTGGATCTGCTGCGCGAGGTCGGCCCGCTCGCGGTCTCCAGCGCCAATGTCTCCGGTCAGCCGCCCGCCACCACCGTGGCCGAGGCGCGTGAACAGCTCGGCAGTCTGGTGTCTGTCTACCTCGACGGCGGACCAGCCGCGCACGCGGTGGCCTCCACCATCGTCGACCTGACCGCCGACCAGCCGAGAGTGCTGCGCGAGGGCGCGGTCGCGATCACCGAGATCGCCGAAGTGCTCGGCATGTCACCGGACGAACTGACCAGCCCAGCGGCCCGGTGA
- the thrC gene encoding threonine synthase, which yields MSTAGVAPQAGVHSRWPGLIAAYRDRLEGAADWEPVTLFEGGTPLVPAPYLSELTGCEVYLKVEGANPTGSFKDRGMTMAMTDAKYRGQKAVLCASTGNTSASAAAYATRAGMTCAVLIPQGKIAMGKLAQAVMLGAQIIQVEGNFDDCLELARKVTSEFPSIGLVNSVNPARIEGQKTASFEICDVLGKAPDVHALPVGNAGNITAYWRGYREYYADGVTGSLPRMLGVQAAGAAPLVYGAPVKDPETIATAIRIGAPASWNGAVAAKEESGGAFRAATDEEILEAYRLVAAKEGVFVEPASAASVAGLLAARKEGWLEPGLTVVCTVTGNGLKDPDTALLGMPQVEAIAVDPVAVAARLELA from the coding sequence ATGAGTACCGCAGGCGTCGCCCCGCAGGCAGGCGTGCATTCCCGCTGGCCGGGTCTGATCGCCGCCTACCGTGACCGGCTCGAGGGGGCGGCCGACTGGGAGCCGGTCACCCTGTTCGAGGGCGGCACCCCGTTGGTGCCCGCGCCGTACCTGTCCGAGCTGACCGGGTGCGAGGTCTACCTCAAGGTCGAGGGCGCCAATCCGACCGGGTCGTTCAAGGACCGCGGCATGACCATGGCCATGACCGACGCCAAGTACCGCGGTCAGAAGGCGGTGCTGTGCGCGTCCACCGGCAACACCTCGGCCTCGGCCGCGGCCTACGCCACCCGGGCGGGCATGACCTGCGCGGTGCTGATCCCGCAGGGCAAGATCGCGATGGGCAAACTGGCCCAGGCCGTCATGCTCGGCGCGCAGATCATCCAGGTCGAGGGCAACTTCGACGACTGTCTGGAGCTGGCCCGCAAGGTCACCTCGGAGTTCCCCTCCATCGGTCTGGTGAACTCGGTGAACCCGGCGCGCATCGAGGGACAGAAAACCGCGTCCTTCGAGATCTGCGATGTGCTCGGCAAGGCGCCCGACGTGCACGCGCTGCCGGTCGGCAACGCGGGCAACATCACCGCGTACTGGCGCGGCTACCGCGAGTACTACGCCGACGGCGTCACCGGTTCGCTGCCGCGCATGCTCGGTGTGCAGGCCGCCGGGGCCGCGCCGCTGGTCTACGGCGCACCGGTCAAGGATCCCGAGACGATCGCCACGGCCATCCGCATCGGCGCGCCCGCCTCGTGGAACGGCGCGGTCGCCGCCAAGGAGGAGTCCGGCGGCGCGTTCCGCGCGGCCACCGACGAGGAAATCCTCGAGGCCTACCGCCTGGTCGCGGCCAAGGAGGGCGTGTTCGTCGAGCCCGCCTCGGCGGCTTCGGTCGCCGGCCTGCTCGCCGCGCGCAAGGAGGGCTGGCTCGAGCCCGGCCTGACCGTGGTCTGTACGGTCACCGGCAACGGTCTCAAGGACCCCGACACCGCGCTGCTGGGCATGCCGCAGGTCGAGGCGATCGCGGTGGATCCGGTGGCTGTGGCCGCCCGTCTCGAGCTGGCCTGA
- the rpmE gene encoding 50S ribosomal protein L31, translated as MKAGIHPTYVDTTVVCGCGNTFQTRSTKQSGQITVEVCSQCHPFYTGKQKILDTGGRVARFEARYGKRAGKKADDAK; from the coding sequence ATGAAGGCCGGAATCCACCCGACCTACGTCGACACCACTGTCGTCTGCGGTTGTGGCAACACCTTCCAGACTCGCAGCACCAAGCAGTCCGGACAGATCACCGTCGAGGTCTGCTCGCAGTGCCATCCGTTCTACACCGGCAAGCAGAAGATCCTGGACACCGGCGGTCGCGTGGCCCGCTTCGAGGCCCGCTACGGCAAGCGCGCCGGCAAGAAGGCCGACGACGCCAAGTAG
- the prmC gene encoding peptide chain release factor N(5)-glutamine methyltransferase — MSRTALRPVIESASEKLRSAGVASPRADAELLAAHLLGVERPRLALVPMVEASVLERFHELVDRRVRREPLQHLTGVAVMGEIELAVGPGVFVPRPETELLFAWALAHLESLPHDHQPIVVDLCTGSGALALAVAHARPDAEVHAVEIDPEALTWARRNADARIADGDTPIVLHADDVTDPDLLTELNGRVDLVLANPPYIPDGAELEPEVADHDPHRALFGGSDGLDVVRAMLPTLIRLLRPGGATGIEHDDTNGSALAALLSDSGAFTDVVEHPDLAGRPRFVVARRTTPGDPA, encoded by the coding sequence GTGAGCAGAACAGCGTTGCGCCCGGTCATCGAATCCGCGTCGGAGAAACTGCGCTCGGCGGGGGTGGCCAGCCCCCGCGCGGACGCCGAACTGCTGGCCGCGCATCTGCTGGGCGTCGAGCGTCCGCGCCTGGCGTTGGTGCCGATGGTCGAGGCGAGCGTGCTCGAGCGCTTCCACGAACTCGTCGACCGCCGGGTGCGCCGCGAGCCGTTGCAGCATCTGACCGGCGTCGCGGTGATGGGGGAGATCGAGCTCGCCGTCGGGCCGGGGGTGTTCGTGCCGCGCCCGGAGACCGAGCTGCTGTTCGCGTGGGCGCTGGCCCACCTGGAGTCGCTACCGCACGATCATCAGCCGATCGTGGTCGACCTGTGCACCGGCTCGGGCGCGCTGGCCCTGGCCGTCGCGCACGCCAGGCCGGACGCCGAGGTACACGCCGTCGAGATCGATCCCGAGGCCCTGACCTGGGCCCGGCGCAATGCCGACGCCCGGATCGCCGACGGCGACACCCCGATCGTCCTGCACGCCGACGATGTCACCGATCCGGACCTGCTCACCGAGCTGAACGGCCGCGTCGACCTGGTGCTCGCGAATCCGCCCTACATCCCCGACGGCGCCGAACTCGAGCCCGAGGTCGCCGATCACGACCCGCATCGCGCGCTCTTCGGCGGCTCGGACGGCCTCGACGTGGTCCGCGCGATGCTGCCGACGCTGATCCGCCTGCTGCGGCCGGGCGGCGCCACCGGCATCGAGCACGACGACACCAACGGCTCGGCCCTGGCCGCGCTGCTGAGCGACAGCGGTGCGTTCACCGACGTCGTCGAGCACCCCGACCTCGCGGGCAGGCCGCGTTTCGTCGTGGCGCGCAGGACGACGCCGGGCGATCCGGCCTGA
- the prfA gene encoding peptide chain release factor 1, whose protein sequence is MTQPSAIDDILAEHAGLETQLADPALHNDPSAARRVGKRFAELAPVMATYRKLESAKDDLSAARELAVDDPSFAAEVPELERQVEEFEQALADLLAPRDPHDGDDVVLEVKSGEGGEESALFAADLARMYIRYAEQRGWRVEVLDATISDLGGYKEATLSIKSRDAARDGVWSRFKFEGGVHRVQRVPVTESQGRIHTSAAGVLIYPEPDEVAQVQIDDTDLRIDVYRSSGKGGQGVNTTDSAVRITHLPTGIVVTCQNERSQLQNKARAMQVLAARLQALAEEQAEQEAAAGRAVQVRTVDRSERIRTYNFPENRITDHRIGYKSHNLDAVLDGDLDALLDALGKADREARMAAE, encoded by the coding sequence ATGACGCAGCCGTCCGCGATCGACGACATCCTGGCCGAGCACGCGGGTCTGGAGACCCAGCTGGCCGATCCGGCGCTGCACAACGACCCGTCGGCTGCCCGCCGGGTCGGTAAGCGATTCGCCGAACTCGCGCCGGTGATGGCCACCTACCGCAAGCTCGAGTCCGCCAAGGACGATCTGAGCGCGGCCAGGGAACTCGCCGTTGACGACCCCTCCTTCGCGGCCGAGGTGCCCGAGCTGGAACGTCAGGTCGAGGAATTCGAGCAGGCGCTGGCCGATCTGCTGGCCCCGCGCGACCCGCACGACGGCGACGACGTGGTGCTCGAGGTGAAGTCCGGCGAGGGCGGTGAGGAATCCGCGCTGTTCGCCGCGGATCTGGCCCGGATGTACATCCGCTATGCCGAGCAGCGCGGCTGGCGGGTCGAGGTGCTCGACGCCACCATCTCCGACCTGGGCGGATACAAGGAAGCGACGCTGTCGATCAAGAGCCGCGATGCCGCGCGCGACGGCGTGTGGTCGCGATTCAAGTTCGAGGGCGGCGTGCACCGGGTGCAGCGCGTGCCGGTCACCGAGTCGCAGGGACGCATCCATACCTCGGCCGCGGGCGTGCTGATCTACCCCGAGCCCGACGAGGTGGCGCAGGTGCAGATCGACGACACGGACCTGCGCATCGATGTCTACCGGTCCTCCGGCAAGGGCGGTCAGGGCGTCAACACCACCGATTCGGCGGTGCGCATCACCCATCTGCCCACCGGCATCGTGGTGACCTGCCAGAACGAGCGTTCCCAGCTGCAGAACAAGGCCCGTGCGATGCAGGTCCTCGCGGCGCGGTTGCAGGCGCTGGCCGAGGAGCAGGCCGAGCAGGAGGCCGCGGCCGGACGCGCCGTGCAGGTACGCACCGTGGACCGCTCCGAGCGCATCCGCACCTACAACTTCCCGGAGAACCGGATCACCGATCACCGCATCGGCTACAAGTCGCACAACCTCGACGCGGTGCTCGACGGTGACCTCGATGCCCTCCTCGACGCGCTCGGCAAGGCCGACCGCGAAGCGCGCATGGCCGCCGAGTGA
- the rho gene encoding transcription termination factor Rho, giving the protein MSEHTDVARSGLTGMLLPQLRALAGELGIRGTSGMRKGDLIAAIKENQAGKAAKSDKPARSEAKAEQTTLDVQAPAKGKSTDKPAAETKGAEDKAADRKAAEVKTAEVKAAEVKAAAEAEDAAPSAQAAASTQAPAAQSDSAAGEAQTSTEGGEDSGREPGQRGRGRQRRGREQGRSGADTAEAQESKSDGDSGERRRDRQQGDRQQSDRQQGDRQQGDRQQGDRQQGDRGQQGGGRSDARGGEDDESGRGRRGRRFRERRRGREREGGGGESRELEIREDDVLQPVAGILDVLDNYAFVRTSGYLAGPNDVYVSMNLVRKNGLRRGDAITGAVRAPRDGEQGSQRQKFDPLVRLDTVNGGDVEAAKRRPEFGKLTPLYPNQRLRLETQPNKLTTRVIDLIMPIGKGQRALIVSPPKAGKTTILQDIANAIATNNPECYLMVVLVDERPEEVTDMQRSVKGEVIASTFDRPPSDHTSVAELAIERAKRLVEMGKDVVVLLDSITRLGRAYNNSSPASGRILSGGVDSTALYPPKRFLGAARNIENGGSLTIIATAMVETGSTGDTVIFEEFKGTGNAELKLDRKIAERRVFPAVDVNPSGTRKDELLLNPDEAAVLHKLRRVLSGLDSHQAIDLLIDRLKKSKNNLEFLMQVSKTAPGALDE; this is encoded by the coding sequence ATGAGCGAACATACCGACGTCGCACGATCGGGGCTGACTGGGATGTTGTTGCCGCAGTTGCGCGCCCTCGCCGGAGAGCTCGGGATCCGAGGCACCTCCGGGATGCGCAAGGGCGATCTGATCGCCGCCATCAAAGAGAATCAGGCAGGCAAGGCCGCCAAGTCCGACAAGCCGGCTCGCTCCGAGGCGAAGGCCGAGCAGACCACTCTCGACGTACAGGCTCCGGCGAAGGGCAAGTCCACCGACAAGCCCGCCGCCGAAACGAAGGGCGCCGAGGACAAGGCCGCCGACCGCAAGGCTGCCGAGGTGAAGACCGCCGAGGTGAAGGCCGCCGAGGTGAAGGCCGCCGCCGAGGCCGAGGACGCCGCGCCGAGCGCGCAGGCCGCCGCCTCGACGCAGGCGCCCGCCGCGCAGTCCGACTCTGCCGCGGGAGAAGCCCAGACCTCCACCGAGGGTGGCGAGGACTCCGGTCGAGAGCCGGGGCAGCGTGGTCGTGGCCGTCAGCGGCGTGGTCGTGAACAGGGCCGATCCGGCGCGGACACTGCCGAGGCGCAGGAGTCGAAGTCCGACGGCGATTCCGGCGAGCGCAGGCGCGATCGCCAGCAAGGTGACCGTCAGCAGAGTGACCGTCAGCAGGGTGATCGCCAGCAGGGTGATCGCCAGCAAGGTGACCGCCAGCAAGGTGACCGCGGTCAGCAGGGCGGCGGTCGCAGCGACGCGCGTGGCGGAGAGGACGACGAAAGTGGTCGTGGACGGCGTGGACGCCGGTTCCGCGAGCGTCGTCGTGGGCGCGAACGCGAAGGCGGCGGCGGTGAGAGCCGTGAGCTCGAGATCCGCGAGGACGATGTGCTGCAGCCGGTCGCGGGCATCCTCGACGTGCTGGACAACTACGCCTTCGTGCGCACCTCGGGCTACCTGGCCGGGCCCAACGACGTCTACGTGTCGATGAACCTGGTCCGCAAGAACGGTCTGCGCCGCGGTGACGCGATCACCGGTGCGGTGCGCGCCCCCCGCGACGGCGAGCAGGGCAGCCAGCGTCAGAAGTTCGATCCGCTGGTGCGGCTGGACACCGTCAACGGCGGCGACGTCGAGGCGGCCAAGCGCCGTCCGGAGTTCGGCAAGCTGACCCCGCTGTACCCGAATCAGCGACTGCGGCTGGAAACCCAGCCCAACAAGCTGACCACCCGCGTGATCGACCTGATCATGCCGATCGGCAAGGGGCAGCGCGCGCTGATCGTGTCTCCGCCGAAGGCCGGTAAGACCACGATCCTGCAGGACATCGCCAACGCGATCGCGACCAACAACCCCGAGTGCTACCTGATGGTGGTGCTGGTCGACGAACGTCCCGAAGAGGTCACCGATATGCAGCGTTCGGTGAAGGGTGAGGTCATCGCCTCCACCTTCGACCGTCCGCCGAGCGATCACACCTCGGTCGCCGAGCTGGCCATCGAGCGGGCCAAGCGCCTGGTCGAAATGGGCAAAGACGTTGTGGTGCTGCTGGACTCGATCACCCGACTGGGGCGCGCGTACAACAACTCCTCGCCCGCCTCCGGCCGCATCCTCTCCGGTGGTGTCGACTCGACCGCGCTGTACCCGCCCAAGCGGTTCCTCGGCGCGGCGCGCAATATCGAGAACGGCGGCTCGCTGACGATCATCGCCACCGCGATGGTGGAGACCGGTTCGACCGGTGACACGGTGATCTTCGAGGAGTTCAAGGGCACCGGCAACGCCGAGCTCAAGCTCGACCGCAAGATCGCCGAACGGCGCGTGTTCCCCGCGGTGGACGTCAACCCGTCCGGCACCCGCAAGGACGAGCTGCTGCTCAACCCCGACGAAGCCGCGGTGCTGCACAAGCTGCGCCGTGTGCTCTCCGGCTTGGACTCGCATCAGGCGATCGACCTGCTGATCGACCGCCTCAAGAAGTCGAAGAACAACCTCGAGTTCCTGATGCAGGTCAGCAAGACCGCGCCGGGCGCGCTGGACGAGTAG